CAGGAGCCAGGCGTCCAGCGCCGCCGCCTCGCCTTCCCGGGGCGCCGAGCGAGGGGGGATGCGCTGGAGCAGGGGCAGCAGCACGTCCGCGGCGATGACGGGGGACTCGGAGAGGACGTCCGCGGCCAGGACCACGTTGCGCAGCTCCCGGATGTTGCCGGGCCAGGCGTAGTCCCGCATCAGCCGCTCGGCCTCCGGGGACATGCGCCGGGGCTGATCTCCGCGCTCCTGGGCGGCCTGCTCCAGGAACCAGGCCGCGAGCACCCGCACGTCCTCGCCCCGCTCGCGCAGGGGCGGCACCTTCACCTGGATGCCGGCGAGGCGGAAGAAGAGATCCTGCCGGAAGTCCTCCGCGCGCACGGCCTCGGCCAGGTCCCGGTTGGAGGCGGCGACGATGCGGACGTTGGCGCGCACCGTCTCCGTGCCGCCCACGCGCTCGAAGGTGCGCTCCTGGAGGGCCCGCAGCAACGCGGCCTGCCCGCGCGGGCTAATGTCGGCGATCTCATCCAGGAAGAGCGTGCCGCCATGGGCCTGCTCGAAGCGGCCGAGGTGGCGCTGGACGGCCCCGGTGAAGGCGCCCTTCTCGTGGCCGAAGAGCTCGGAGAGCAGCAACTCGTCGCCGATGGCCGCGCAGTTGACGGCCACGAAGGGCCCGGAGGCCCGGCGGGAGAAGTCGTGGATGGCGCGCGCCGCCAGCTCCTTGCCCACGCCCGTCTCGCCCAGCAGCAGGACGCTGGCTTCCGTGGCGGCCACGCGGCGCAGCTGCGCCACCACGGACTGGAAGGCCGGTGAGGTGCCTCGCAGATAGGGCAGCTCGGCGGCCTCCTTGTCGGAGGGCAGCCCGAGCAGGGCGAGCAGGCGGGGCCGGTCATACGCGCGCCGGAAGCGCTGCTGCACCTCGAGGGGGAAGGACTGGGTGAGGGAGTCCCAGGCCTCGGTGACGGCCCTGCGGGCCTCTTCGCGTGGCCCCTCCTTGCCCTCCGCCGCGGCGAGCTTGAAGGCCAGCAACCGGGCGCGCAGCTCGAAGTCCTGGGCCAGCGCCGCCTCGGGAGAAGAGCGGGCGCGCCGCAGCACCCGCCGTGCACGCTCCAGGTCCCCGTTGGCGAAGGCCACCCGGGCGTCGAGCAGGTTCAACGCCGCGGGCTGCGTGGAGAGGTTGCTGAGGTAGAGGTTGCGGGAGAGCTCGGCGAACACCCGCGAGGCCTCCTCCGCGCGCCCCAGGGCGAGCAGGGCCTCCACCCGGAGCCACCCCGCCGGCACGGCATAGAGGTGGTTCTGCGCCGTCACGTCGGAGATGTGCAGGGCCTCGAGCTCGCGCAGGGCGGCCTCCCACTCCGCGCGGGCACTGTGCAGGTGGGCGCGGCACAGCCCGAGCGAGATGCGGGCCTGGGGCGTGTCCGGTGCCAGCGCGGTGAGCGCCGCCAGCTTGCGCTCGGCCTCCGCCGTGTCGCCGAGGAAGCAGTCGCTGGCGATGGCCTGCGGGTAGGCGGTGAGCTGCTGGAAGGGAATGTCCATCCCCTCCAGGGAGCGGGTGAGGGCCGCCTGTGCCT
The sequence above is drawn from the Archangium gephyra genome and encodes:
- a CDS encoding sigma-54-dependent transcriptional regulator, with the translated sequence MADFLETLFRPGQREEARQRRLAVLATCALPRPLPISALRAALGEELSVGFELAEEDGFCRLLPGGHVEPMPKAVLDMAITLLDIRIITRTLTRLAPLAASEDEQCLLLLAGAPLGEGRRRLEAGAPGRVAAMAPGLRHALGLPGELPASAPFEPSSWGSAARQVSALLSVAAHVLIRQGHWAQGRRLMAWALGPEGLAGRVSPEHGFLAPTQVQFLLDSGRREEGAAFAQTARERLSGPENTFSRLMLMALEGRVAIDGGDHRLARRLFGDAQLQARAAGLEDMVGLTKVAFATLARREDQNTAAPQLCLGALEIFLGDEPFEAVALHNLGLAYLKAGRPLEAQAALTRSLEGMDIPFQQLTAYPQAIASDCFLGDTAEAERKLAALTALAPDTPQARISLGLCRAHLHSARAEWEAALRELEALHISDVTAQNHLYAVPAGWLRVEALLALGRAEEASRVFAELSRNLYLSNLSTQPAALNLLDARVAFANGDLERARRVLRRARSSPEAALAQDFELRARLLAFKLAAAEGKEGPREEARRAVTEAWDSLTQSFPLEVQQRFRRAYDRPRLLALLGLPSDKEAAELPYLRGTSPAFQSVVAQLRRVAATEASVLLLGETGVGKELAARAIHDFSRRASGPFVAVNCAAIGDELLLSELFGHEKGAFTGAVQRHLGRFEQAHGGTLFLDEIADISPRGQAALLRALQERTFERVGGTETVRANVRIVAASNRDLAEAVRAEDFRQDLFFRLAGIQVKVPPLRERGEDVRVLAAWFLEQAAQERGDQPRRMSPEAERLMRDYAWPGNIRELRNVVLAADVLSESPVIAADVLLPLLQRIPPRSAPREGEAAALDAWLLFRQHGGTLRGFLSDMQRACMERCLVENDGNIAATAADLGFSRSRLTQIVLSDSDLRRLAGRAEL